In the genome of Hymenobacter cellulosivorans, one region contains:
- a CDS encoding xanthine dehydrogenase molybdopterin binding subunit, giving the protein MNHLDPVRHVRGESQYLDDVPVQQGTLYAAVFESPLAHGVLNGLDLTEALNAPGVYRILTAADIPGENQIGGIVPDEPLLAEGHVHFRGQPVALVLADTEHQAQAALALIRVDIDPLPIITDPRVAAAQGELIVPPRTFSLGDPETVWSQCAYIFEGEAESGGQEHLYIETQGAYAFPTEMGGVRIISSTQGPTAVQRHTAHVLGIGMHQVEVDVTRLGGGFGGKEDQATPWGALAALGAFVVRRPVKLVLDRMADMRMTGKRHPYSSDFRIGLDENLRILAYEVTFYQNAGAAADLSPAVLERTLFHATNAYFVPNVRATAYSCRTNLPPNTAFRGFGGPQGMFVMESAIVKAAETLGVPASEIQRRNLLRENDLFSYRQPAEMCNAELAWDTAARLYDLPKLRAEVEAFNQQNERLKKGLSVMPICFGISFTKTPMNQARALVHIYTDGSVGVSTGAVEMGQGVNTKIAQVAAQTLGISPSRVKVESTNTTRVANTSPSAASATADLNGKATQMACEALRERLLRHAVLEYTLNYEGLEIRDEEVLAAGIPADTNWEKLVSSAYWKRVNLTENAHYATPDIHFDPVTNQGYPFAYHVYGTAYTTVTLDCLRGTYTFDALRVVHDFGESMHPAIDQGQIEGGAVQGIGWMTMEELIYNEEGRLLSNSLNSYKIPDLYSVPQRIDVHFLDTPGHPRAILRSKAVGEPPLMYGIGAYFAVRDAISAFRPGHRPAFSAPITPEKALLNLYPSGVAEEVVRLAPGTTVA; this is encoded by the coding sequence ATGAATCACCTCGACCCGGTGCGCCACGTGCGCGGCGAATCCCAATACCTGGATGATGTTCCGGTGCAGCAAGGCACCCTGTACGCGGCCGTGTTTGAGTCGCCACTGGCCCACGGCGTACTCAACGGCCTCGATTTGACCGAGGCCCTGAATGCGCCCGGCGTGTACCGCATCCTGACGGCGGCCGACATTCCCGGCGAAAACCAGATTGGCGGCATCGTGCCCGATGAGCCGCTCTTAGCCGAGGGCCACGTCCACTTCCGTGGGCAGCCCGTGGCACTGGTTTTGGCCGACACCGAACACCAGGCCCAGGCCGCCCTGGCCCTTATTCGCGTCGATATTGACCCGCTGCCCATCATCACCGACCCGCGCGTGGCGGCAGCCCAAGGTGAGCTGATTGTGCCGCCCCGCACCTTTAGCCTCGGCGACCCGGAAACTGTTTGGAGTCAGTGCGCCTATATTTTCGAGGGAGAAGCCGAATCCGGCGGGCAGGAACACCTCTACATCGAAACCCAGGGCGCCTACGCCTTCCCAACCGAAATGGGCGGGGTGCGCATCATTTCCTCGACCCAGGGCCCGACGGCCGTGCAGCGCCACACGGCCCACGTGCTGGGCATCGGCATGCACCAGGTGGAAGTCGATGTGACCCGCCTGGGTGGTGGCTTCGGCGGCAAGGAAGACCAGGCCACCCCCTGGGGCGCCTTGGCTGCCCTGGGTGCCTTTGTGGTGCGCCGGCCCGTGAAGCTCGTGCTCGACCGGATGGCCGACATGCGCATGACCGGCAAGCGCCATCCTTACAGCTCCGACTTCCGCATCGGCTTGGACGAAAACCTGCGGATTCTGGCCTACGAAGTCACGTTTTACCAGAACGCTGGGGCAGCGGCCGACTTGTCGCCGGCGGTACTGGAGCGGACGCTCTTTCACGCTACCAACGCCTATTTCGTGCCCAACGTGCGAGCCACGGCCTACAGCTGCCGCACCAATTTGCCGCCCAACACGGCCTTTCGGGGCTTTGGCGGGCCCCAGGGCATGTTCGTGATGGAGTCGGCCATAGTGAAGGCCGCCGAAACCCTGGGCGTGCCGGCCAGTGAAATTCAGCGCCGCAACCTGCTGCGCGAAAATGACCTGTTCTCCTACCGGCAACCGGCCGAAATGTGCAACGCCGAACTGGCCTGGGACACGGCCGCCAGGCTTTATGATTTGCCCAAGCTGCGCGCGGAAGTAGAGGCTTTCAACCAGCAGAATGAGCGCCTGAAAAAGGGCTTGTCGGTAATGCCCATCTGCTTCGGTATTTCCTTCACCAAAACGCCCATGAACCAGGCCCGGGCATTGGTGCACATCTACACCGATGGCTCGGTGGGCGTAAGTACCGGCGCGGTGGAAATGGGCCAGGGCGTCAACACCAAAATTGCCCAGGTGGCCGCCCAGACGCTGGGTATTTCTCCTTCCCGCGTCAAAGTGGAATCAACCAACACGACTCGGGTGGCCAACACCTCCCCATCGGCGGCCAGCGCCACGGCCGATTTGAATGGCAAGGCCACTCAGATGGCCTGCGAGGCTTTGCGTGAGCGGCTTTTGCGCCACGCGGTACTGGAATATACGCTCAACTACGAGGGCCTGGAAATCCGGGATGAGGAAGTGCTGGCCGCGGGTATTCCGGCCGATACGAACTGGGAAAAGCTGGTATCATCGGCGTATTGGAAACGGGTCAACCTGACCGAAAACGCCCACTACGCCACGCCCGACATTCATTTTGACCCGGTCACGAACCAGGGCTATCCGTTTGCCTACCACGTCTACGGCACGGCCTATACCACCGTCACCTTGGATTGCCTGCGCGGCACCTACACCTTCGACGCGCTGCGCGTCGTGCATGACTTTGGAGAGAGTATGCACCCGGCCATCGACCAGGGGCAGATTGAGGGCGGGGCGGTGCAGGGCATTGGCTGGATGACGATGGAGGAGCTGATTTACAACGAGGAAGGCCGCCTGCTCAGCAACTCGCTCAACAGCTACAAAATCCCAGATTTGTACTCGGTGCCCCAGCGCATCGACGTGCATTTCCTCGATACGCCGGGCCACCCGCGGGCCATTCTGCGCTCCAAGGCCGTGGGCGAGCCGCCCCTGATGTACGGCATCGGGGCGTACTTCGCGGTGCGCGACGCCATCAGCGCCTTCCGGCCCGGCCACCGGCCTGCCTTCTCTGCCCCGATTACACCGGAAAAAGCCTTGCTGAATCTGTACCCCAGCGGGGTTGCGGAGGAAGTGGTACGGCTGGCTCCTGGCACCACGGTAGCCTAA
- a CDS encoding FAD binding domain-containing protein, with protein MLHFYLNNQRIRTDQPAGSTLLDFVRYQQHLKGTKIGCREGDCGACTVLVGELQPDGSVHYQSMTSCLTPLGNAQGKHVVTVEGINAAAGTLTPVQQTIVQEGGSQCGFCTVGFVMSLTGHSLSSNPATAETGLAAIDGNICRCTGYKSLERATAQLTEQLAERPATNVVDWLSEKQFVPTYFKDIPARLQALKTELRHETNNGQLTTNNQLLGGGTDLLVQRPEHVRAVPVQLLYDQPDLRGIRQEADGRVVLGAATTAENLRASPLMQELFPGLHGYLKLVSSTPIRNMGTVAGNFINASPIGDLTIFFLALNASVTVGALGQPSRKIPLRELYSGYKTLTKAANEQVLEISFAAPQPDDLFNFEKVSKRTHLDIASVNSAMWLRATNGFAQEARVSAGGVGPTPLLLARTSAYLAGKEITAETVTAANEIAQTEISPISDARGTVEYKRLLLRQLLFAHFLQFFPERLSFRELV; from the coding sequence ATGCTCCATTTTTACCTCAATAATCAGCGTATCCGCACCGACCAGCCCGCAGGTAGCACCCTCCTGGATTTTGTGCGCTACCAGCAACACCTGAAAGGCACCAAAATAGGCTGCCGCGAGGGCGACTGTGGGGCCTGCACCGTGCTGGTGGGTGAACTGCAGCCCGACGGCAGTGTGCACTACCAGTCGATGACCTCCTGCCTAACTCCGCTGGGCAATGCGCAGGGCAAGCACGTCGTCACGGTGGAAGGCATCAATGCCGCGGCCGGCACGCTCACGCCGGTGCAGCAGACCATTGTGCAGGAAGGCGGCTCGCAGTGCGGCTTCTGCACCGTGGGCTTCGTGATGTCGCTCACCGGCCACAGCCTCAGCTCCAATCCCGCCACCGCCGAAACTGGCTTGGCTGCCATCGACGGCAATATCTGCCGCTGCACCGGCTACAAGTCCCTGGAGCGGGCCACGGCCCAGCTCACCGAGCAGCTGGCCGAGCGCCCCGCCACCAATGTGGTGGACTGGTTGAGCGAAAAGCAGTTTGTGCCAACGTATTTCAAGGACATTCCGGCCCGCCTTCAAGCCCTCAAAACCGAGCTCCGGCACGAGACCAACAACGGACAACTAACCACGAACAATCAACTCCTCGGCGGCGGCACCGACCTGCTGGTACAGCGCCCCGAGCACGTGCGGGCCGTACCGGTGCAGCTGCTCTACGACCAGCCCGATTTGCGCGGCATCCGCCAGGAGGCCGACGGCCGCGTGGTACTGGGCGCTGCTACTACCGCCGAAAACTTGCGTGCTTCCCCCCTGATGCAGGAGCTGTTTCCCGGCCTGCATGGCTACTTGAAGCTAGTCTCGTCCACGCCGATTCGTAACATGGGCACGGTGGCCGGCAACTTCATCAACGCCTCCCCCATCGGCGATTTGACCATCTTTTTCCTGGCCCTGAACGCCAGCGTCACGGTGGGAGCCCTGGGCCAGCCAAGCCGCAAAATTCCGTTGCGGGAACTTTACAGCGGCTACAAGACCCTGACCAAAGCGGCAAATGAGCAGGTACTGGAAATCAGCTTTGCTGCGCCCCAGCCCGACGACCTGTTCAACTTCGAGAAGGTATCCAAGCGCACCCACCTCGATATTGCCAGCGTCAACTCGGCCATGTGGCTGCGCGCTACCAACGGCTTTGCGCAGGAAGCCCGGGTGTCGGCGGGCGGCGTTGGGCCCACGCCCCTGCTGCTGGCTCGCACTTCGGCCTATCTGGCGGGCAAGGAAATCACGGCCGAAACCGTAACGGCCGCCAACGAAATTGCCCAAACCGAAATCAGCCCCATTAGCGACGCCCGGGGCACGGTGGAATACAAGCGCCTGCTGCTGCGCCAACTGCTGTTTGCCCACTTCCTGCAGTTCTTCCCCGAGCGCCTCAGCTTCCGCGAGCTGGTCTAA
- a CDS encoding MJ1255/VC2487 family glycosyltransferase: MNILYGVPGEGLGHATRSKVVIGHLLSQGHNVCVVSSARAFQVLSANFPGRVHEIRGFHLAYKNLTVSKSRTAALTLRTAPENLRINFAKYRELLCDFTPDLVISDFESFSYFFARWRRLPLISIDNMQIISRAQLDIAVPRPERGNLNLARQIVRAKLPRSRHYLITTFFQLPVIRENTTLVPPIIRPEILAAKPSTGPHVLVYQSATNQKDLVPMLQQLPQQEFRVYGFNKEENHGNVQLRAFSEQGFIEDLASARAVITNGGFSLISEAVYLHKPICAIPIPAQFEQFLNAAQVEKLGYGRHFESLTADNVKAFLYDQTGYAQALAGYHQTGNEDLFQRLDALLKEVGHALAAS, translated from the coding sequence ATGAACATTCTCTACGGCGTTCCCGGCGAAGGACTGGGCCACGCAACCCGCAGCAAGGTCGTTATCGGGCATCTACTCAGCCAGGGCCACAACGTGTGCGTGGTCAGCAGCGCCCGGGCGTTTCAGGTATTATCGGCCAACTTTCCCGGCCGGGTCCACGAAATCCGCGGCTTCCATCTGGCCTACAAAAACCTGACGGTGTCGAAGTCGCGCACGGCGGCCCTGACCTTGCGCACGGCCCCGGAAAACCTGCGCATCAACTTCGCCAAGTACCGGGAGCTGCTCTGCGACTTCACGCCCGATTTGGTCATTTCCGACTTCGAGTCGTTCAGCTACTTCTTTGCCCGCTGGCGCCGCTTGCCCCTCATTAGCATCGACAACATGCAGATTATCAGTCGTGCCCAGCTCGATATTGCGGTGCCGCGGCCCGAGCGAGGCAACCTGAATCTGGCCCGCCAGATTGTGCGCGCCAAGCTCCCGCGCAGCCGGCACTACCTGATTACGACCTTTTTTCAACTGCCTGTTATCAGGGAGAATACCACCCTGGTGCCGCCCATTATCCGGCCCGAAATCCTGGCCGCCAAGCCCAGCACCGGCCCGCACGTGCTGGTGTATCAGTCGGCCACCAACCAGAAAGATTTGGTGCCCATGTTGCAGCAGTTGCCCCAGCAGGAGTTCCGGGTGTATGGCTTCAATAAGGAGGAGAATCACGGCAACGTGCAGCTGCGCGCTTTCAGTGAGCAGGGCTTTATCGAGGACTTGGCCAGCGCCCGGGCCGTTATTACCAACGGCGGCTTCTCCCTGATTAGCGAGGCGGTATACCTGCACAAGCCCATCTGTGCCATCCCGATTCCGGCCCAGTTTGAGCAGTTTCTCAACGCGGCTCAGGTAGAAAAGCTCGGCTACGGCCGTCACTTCGAGTCCCTCACCGCCGACAATGTCAAGGCTTTCCTCTACGACCAGACCGGCTACGCGCAGGCCCTGGCCGGCTACCACCAAACCGGCAACGAGGACCTGTTTCAGCGCCTCGACGCCTTGCTGAAGGAAGTTGGCCACGCGTTGGCGGCGTCCTGA
- a CDS encoding peptidylprolyl isomerase has product MNHSPLGRLARTAVVLSCWGAGLAACTTPSRTATTQPNKFTDATLRQIATAQDARQTAALLPFLDRSEVLYRREAALALASVQDKAAVGALTARLTDPEPAVRVAAAYALGQTGDSTAEGALRERVVQEKDALARQYALEALGRCISSAGLGTLARLPASLGTDTATLNGQAWGLYRAGLRGVTSEAAVSRLIQLLNPANPYRARLAAANALARTRGLNLNSYAAALASSAQSDPAYAVRSAATSALSKANQSAAVPAVLATLARRDPDYRVRISALRAMTAAQYAPVKESAWAALTDPHEHVALAAAEFFLTHASGEPGSIFLEKANKLTAWRPRATLLATALKLGGPEQNAIRAAVQERFVSSANPYEKGYLLKALGEDPAAYDFVSQATFATTGQPIVIGTYGIEALVSMRRQSSFPAEQQSSFALAMQRAIRSGDVAVIGTAAEAIRDPKLDMRRVFANADFLKLAREKLVLPRDLEAWQSLQQTIDYLENKPTAPFPVATAATHPIDWGLVQDIPVGQRALIQTSKGPVVFQLLVNEAPGSVASFVALIRQGFYNGKNFHRVVPNFVAQGGCPRGDGWGSSDYNLRSEFADRRYGEGAVGLASAGKDTESCQWFITHAPTPHLDGRYTIFAQVVSGMDVVSRLEIGDRIERVELMR; this is encoded by the coding sequence ATGAACCATTCACCTCTGGGCCGGCTGGCCCGCACTGCTGTAGTCCTGAGTTGTTGGGGAGCGGGCTTGGCGGCCTGCACCACCCCGTCCCGCACCGCCACTACGCAGCCCAATAAGTTTACCGATGCTACCCTGCGGCAGATTGCCACTGCCCAGGATGCGCGCCAAACGGCCGCGCTACTGCCGTTTCTGGACCGGTCCGAGGTGCTCTACCGCCGCGAAGCGGCCCTGGCCCTGGCTTCGGTGCAGGACAAAGCGGCCGTCGGGGCTCTCACGGCCCGCCTCACCGACCCCGAGCCGGCCGTGCGCGTAGCGGCGGCTTACGCTCTGGGCCAAACCGGCGACTCAACGGCTGAAGGGGCCCTGCGGGAACGAGTAGTGCAGGAAAAAGACGCCCTGGCCCGCCAATACGCCCTCGAAGCTCTCGGGCGCTGCATATCGTCAGCGGGTTTGGGTACCCTGGCCCGCCTGCCAGCCTCCCTCGGTACCGATACGGCCACGCTGAACGGGCAGGCCTGGGGGTTGTACCGGGCCGGCCTGCGCGGGGTAACTTCGGAGGCGGCCGTGAGCCGGCTGATTCAGCTGCTCAACCCGGCCAATCCGTACCGGGCCCGCCTGGCCGCCGCTAATGCCCTGGCCCGCACCCGGGGCCTCAACCTGAATTCCTACGCTGCGGCCCTTGCCAGCAGTGCCCAGTCCGACCCGGCTTACGCCGTGCGCAGTGCCGCTACTTCGGCCCTGAGCAAGGCCAATCAATCGGCAGCGGTGCCTGCGGTGCTGGCTACCCTGGCCCGCCGCGACCCCGATTACCGGGTGCGCATCAGCGCCCTGCGGGCTATGACGGCGGCGCAGTACGCGCCCGTGAAAGAATCGGCCTGGGCTGCCCTAACTGACCCGCACGAGCACGTTGCGTTGGCGGCGGCTGAGTTTTTCCTAACCCATGCCTCGGGGGAGCCGGGCTCGATTTTTCTGGAAAAAGCCAATAAGCTGACGGCTTGGCGTCCGCGCGCCACGTTGTTGGCTACGGCCCTCAAACTGGGTGGGCCCGAGCAAAATGCCATTCGGGCGGCCGTACAGGAGCGGTTTGTCAGTTCGGCGAATCCCTATGAGAAAGGCTATCTGCTGAAAGCCCTAGGGGAAGACCCAGCCGCCTATGACTTCGTAAGCCAAGCCACATTTGCCACTACCGGGCAACCCATCGTGATTGGCACCTATGGCATCGAGGCCTTGGTATCTATGCGGCGGCAGTCCAGCTTTCCGGCCGAGCAGCAGTCCAGTTTTGCCCTAGCTATGCAGCGCGCCATCCGTAGCGGCGATGTGGCGGTGATAGGCACGGCTGCCGAGGCCATCCGGGACCCGAAGCTGGACATGCGCCGGGTGTTTGCCAACGCCGACTTTCTGAAGCTGGCCCGCGAAAAGTTGGTGCTGCCCCGCGACCTGGAAGCCTGGCAGTCGTTGCAGCAAACCATAGATTACCTCGAAAACAAGCCCACAGCCCCGTTTCCCGTGGCTACCGCCGCCACGCATCCTATTGATTGGGGCCTAGTGCAGGATATTCCCGTCGGGCAGCGGGCCCTGATTCAAACCAGCAAGGGGCCAGTGGTTTTCCAGCTGTTGGTGAATGAGGCCCCGGGCTCAGTAGCCAGCTTTGTAGCCCTCATCCGGCAGGGCTTCTACAATGGCAAAAACTTTCACCGGGTGGTACCCAACTTCGTGGCCCAGGGTGGCTGCCCCCGCGGCGACGGGTGGGGCAGTTCCGACTACAACCTGCGCTCCGAATTTGCCGACCGGCGCTACGGGGAAGGAGCCGTAGGGCTGGCTTCGGCGGGCAAAGACACGGAGAGCTGCCAGTGGTTTATTACCCACGCGCCCACACCTCACCTCGACGGCCGCTACACCATCTTCGCCCAGGTCGTGAGCGGCATG